A genomic region of uncultured Roseibium sp. contains the following coding sequences:
- a CDS encoding FCD domain-containing protein, with product MDIGNETGRAADNVVAMLEAKIVSGELEDRTPLPAERELMEQFGASRTVIREAISQLSSRGLIETRPRFRPIVRKPDYATVLHACGNVVQHLLTDKTGIKNLYDSRVFIERALVREAALSARKEDIAGLREALEENRKAIPDSNEFYRTDVAFHGVLYRIPRNPIFPAMHEGYTSWLAPQWDRMLRSPERNEVNYLAHKSILDAIVERDPVAAEEALNNHLKAAWEFVRVTFDWGDE from the coding sequence ATGGACATCGGCAACGAAACGGGTCGGGCAGCGGACAATGTGGTCGCAATGCTGGAAGCGAAAATCGTTTCCGGTGAGCTGGAAGACAGAACGCCCTTGCCCGCCGAGCGGGAGTTGATGGAACAGTTCGGCGCAAGCAGGACCGTGATCCGCGAGGCGATTTCCCAGCTGTCCAGCCGCGGACTGATCGAAACGCGGCCCCGCTTTCGCCCGATCGTGCGCAAGCCGGACTACGCGACCGTCCTCCACGCCTGTGGCAACGTCGTCCAGCATCTCCTGACGGACAAGACGGGCATCAAGAACCTCTACGACAGCCGGGTCTTCATCGAACGCGCCCTTGTGCGCGAAGCTGCGTTGTCGGCACGCAAGGAGGACATCGCAGGCCTGCGGGAAGCGCTCGAGGAAAACCGGAAGGCCATTCCGGACTCGAACGAATTCTACCGGACGGATGTCGCCTTCCACGGTGTTCTCTACCGCATTCCCAGGAACCCGATTTTCCCCGCCATGCACGAAGGTTATACGTCCTGGCTGGCGCCCCAGTGGGACCGCATGCTGCGCTCTCCTGAGCGCAACGAAGTCAACTACCTGGCGCACAAGTCCATTCTCGACGCGATTGTGGAGCGCGATCCGGTCGCGGCGGAAGAAGCGCTGAACAACCATCTGAAGGCGGCCTGGGAATTCGTCCGCGTCACATTTGACTGGGGGGACGAATGA